Proteins from a single region of Phycisphaeraceae bacterium D3-23:
- the rpoC gene encoding DNA-directed RNA polymerase subunit beta' has product MAEQLFDRVNDYASVKINLASPNDIRSWSFGEVKKPETINYRTYRPEKDGLFCERIFGPERDYECACGKYKGTKFKGIICDRCGVKVTHSRVRRKRMGHINLAAPIIHIWFFKAIPSHMGNLLGMKTSDLEKVIYFQDYAVVDPGDTPLKEKQVLTEDEYRQAINEYGTAAFQAMMGAEAVKELLHRMDLDATALELRDGLGATKSKQKIKDLSKRLKIIEQIRGSENDPSWMVMDVVPVIPPDLRPLVLLESGNFATSDLNDLYRRIINRNNRLKKLMDLNAPEVIIRNEKRMLQQSVDALFDNGRCRRPVLGSSNRPLKSLTDMIKGKQGRFRENLLGKRVDYSARSVIVVGPNLKLHQCGLPKKIALELYQPFIIRKLKEHGLVDTIKSAKKMLERRDPEVWDILEEVIYQHPVMLNRAPTLHRMGIQAFEPVLVEGNAIRIHPLVCTGFNADFDGDQMAVHLPLSVEAQAEASVLMLSPHNIFSPANGSPIISPSQDIVLGVYFITVMPEPIEENLADALLNGSAELSDAELKQLRTYREFKDVAEVMMAHDMHKIGIHEPIVVRLPKGRYAGLVNSQNGEVEKMPENERVITTVGRLIFNDILDEGMPYYNCALGKKGCSRVIDDTYAQAGRPATITLLDAMKEVGFKQSTVSGLSFGITDLRIPAKKQELLDKTQKKVDRIEKAYHAGAITERERYNQLLDLWTHCREAVKDELLDELKNDRRDENGDLVPINTDEGFKYLNPVWMMSDSGARGNVSQIQQLAGMRGLMAKPSGEIIETPIRANAREGMTVLEYFSSTHGARKGLADTALKTADSGYLTRKLCDVAQNVFVTDHDCGSKRGITKRALYKGEEVDVPLRDRIFGRVARERIVNPITDEVIVSENELITLEAARKIEDLGIDAVVVRSPLTTEAGHGISVLDYGMDLSTGKLAERGLAVGIIAAQSIGEPGTQLTMRTFHTGGVATTDTIDTQFVATAPGQIEIRDANEVPNTDEDGKDCLVPLKRSGELLILDDKGRELEKFPIQYGSYIRVKPGQTVKRGDLLVNWDPHRTPILAEKEGKIRFEDVVVGETVRPEAEGQAKAGKKATGGGGTALVVTEHKGEMHPRLVVEDDEGKILDFHYLPAKARIDVAEGTPVKAGDMIARQPREASGSADIVGGLPRVTEIFEARKPKDSSIMAEISGIIELRSDKRKGKMTVIVKSDSGLEVDHHVPQDRHLSVHTGDFVTAGDRLIQGPMVPQDILRVKGEESLFNYLLEEVQNVYRAQGVTIDDKHIEVILAQMLRKIRIDGPGDTGFLPNEVVDKFRFREANKLAAVSLKIKDPGESNLPIGHVLTKQELKETNAKLEADGKEIAKGTKCKPAVGQTLLLGITKASLQSESFLSGASFQETTKVLTEASLAGKSDPLVGLKENVLLGHLIPVGTGFREYQKMTVKYLAEPSQPEALTVEEEIAAAAELAEAAGALAPEEIDEGSTVGESKLVAQLLGDETNGKPPK; this is encoded by the coding sequence ATGGCTGAACAACTCTTTGATCGTGTCAACGACTACGCCTCGGTTAAAATCAACCTCGCCAGCCCCAACGACATCCGGTCGTGGTCGTTCGGCGAAGTCAAGAAGCCCGAGACCATCAACTACCGCACCTACCGCCCCGAAAAGGACGGCCTGTTCTGCGAGCGTATCTTCGGCCCCGAGCGCGACTACGAATGCGCCTGCGGCAAGTACAAAGGCACGAAGTTCAAGGGCATCATCTGCGACCGCTGCGGCGTCAAGGTGACGCACTCCCGCGTCCGCCGCAAGCGCATGGGCCACATCAACCTCGCCGCGCCCATCATCCACATCTGGTTCTTCAAGGCCATCCCCAGCCACATGGGCAACCTCCTGGGCATGAAGACCAGCGACCTCGAGAAGGTGATCTACTTCCAGGACTACGCCGTCGTCGATCCCGGCGACACGCCGCTTAAGGAAAAGCAGGTCCTCACCGAAGACGAGTACCGCCAGGCGATCAACGAGTACGGCACCGCCGCGTTCCAGGCGATGATGGGCGCCGAGGCCGTGAAGGAACTCCTCCACCGCATGGACCTCGACGCGACCGCGCTCGAGCTGCGCGACGGGCTTGGCGCAACTAAATCCAAGCAGAAGATCAAGGACCTCTCCAAGCGGCTCAAGATCATCGAGCAGATCCGCGGCAGCGAAAACGACCCGTCGTGGATGGTGATGGACGTCGTCCCCGTCATCCCGCCGGACCTGCGCCCGCTGGTCCTGCTCGAATCGGGCAACTTCGCCACAAGCGACCTCAACGACCTCTACCGCCGCATCATCAACCGAAACAACCGGCTCAAGAAGCTGATGGACCTCAACGCGCCCGAGGTCATCATCCGAAACGAAAAACGGATGCTCCAGCAGTCGGTCGATGCGCTCTTCGACAACGGCCGATGCCGACGCCCCGTGCTCGGCTCGTCCAACCGCCCGCTCAAGTCGCTCACCGACATGATCAAGGGCAAGCAGGGACGCTTCCGCGAAAACCTCCTGGGCAAGCGCGTCGACTACTCGGCACGCTCCGTCATCGTCGTGGGACCGAACCTCAAGCTCCACCAGTGCGGGCTCCCCAAGAAAATCGCGCTCGAGCTCTACCAACCGTTCATCATCCGCAAGCTCAAAGAGCACGGCCTGGTCGACACGATCAAGTCCGCGAAGAAGATGCTCGAACGCCGTGACCCCGAGGTATGGGACATCCTCGAAGAGGTGATCTACCAGCACCCGGTCATGCTCAACCGCGCACCCACGCTCCACCGCATGGGTATCCAGGCCTTCGAGCCCGTGCTCGTCGAGGGCAACGCGATCCGCATCCACCCGCTGGTCTGCACCGGCTTTAACGCGGACTTTGACGGTGACCAGATGGCCGTCCACCTGCCGCTGTCCGTCGAGGCGCAGGCCGAGGCGTCGGTACTGATGCTCTCGCCGCATAACATCTTCTCGCCCGCCAACGGCAGCCCGATTATCTCGCCCTCGCAGGACATCGTGCTCGGTGTGTACTTCATCACTGTCATGCCCGAGCCGATCGAAGAGAACCTCGCCGACGCACTGCTGAACGGCAGCGCGGAACTGTCCGACGCCGAACTCAAGCAGCTGCGCACCTACCGCGAGTTCAAGGACGTCGCCGAGGTCATGATGGCGCACGACATGCACAAGATCGGCATCCACGAACCGATCGTGGTACGCCTGCCCAAGGGCCGATACGCCGGGCTGGTCAACAGCCAGAACGGCGAAGTCGAAAAGATGCCCGAGAACGAGCGTGTCATCACGACCGTCGGCCGGCTGATCTTCAACGACATCCTCGATGAAGGCATGCCTTACTACAACTGCGCCCTGGGCAAGAAGGGCTGCTCCCGCGTCATCGACGACACCTACGCACAGGCCGGCCGACCCGCGACGATCACGCTGCTCGACGCGATGAAGGAAGTCGGGTTCAAGCAATCGACCGTGTCCGGGCTGTCGTTCGGCATCACCGACCTACGCATCCCCGCGAAGAAGCAGGAGCTGCTCGACAAGACGCAGAAGAAAGTCGACCGCATCGAGAAGGCCTACCATGCCGGAGCCATCACCGAGCGCGAGCGCTACAACCAGCTGCTCGACCTCTGGACTCACTGCCGCGAAGCCGTCAAGGACGAGCTGCTTGACGAGCTCAAGAACGACCGCCGCGACGAGAACGGCGACCTCGTGCCCATCAACACGGACGAGGGGTTCAAGTACCTCAACCCCGTGTGGATGATGTCCGACTCTGGCGCGCGTGGTAACGTCAGCCAGATCCAGCAGCTCGCCGGCATGCGTGGCCTAATGGCCAAGCCCTCGGGCGAGATCATCGAAACCCCCATCCGCGCGAACGCACGCGAGGGCATGACCGTCCTCGAGTACTTCTCCTCCACCCACGGTGCGCGTAAAGGCCTGGCCGACACCGCGCTGAAGACCGCAGACTCTGGATATCTAACTCGCAAACTTTGCGATGTCGCTCAGAACGTGTTTGTCACTGATCACGACTGTGGAAGCAAGCGTGGAATCACGAAACGCGCCCTCTACAAAGGCGAAGAAGTCGACGTGCCCCTGCGCGACCGTATCTTTGGCCGGGTCGCACGCGAGCGGATCGTCAACCCGATCACCGACGAAGTGATCGTCAGCGAGAATGAGCTCATCACCCTCGAAGCCGCACGCAAGATCGAAGACCTCGGTATCGACGCCGTCGTCGTCCGATCTCCGCTCACCACCGAAGCCGGCCACGGCATCTCCGTGCTCGACTACGGCATGGACCTCTCCACCGGCAAGCTCGCAGAACGCGGACTCGCCGTCGGCATAATCGCCGCACAGTCCATCGGCGAGCCCGGCACGCAGCTCACCATGCGGACGTTCCACACCGGCGGCGTCGCCACCACCGATACCATCGACACCCAGTTCGTCGCCACCGCGCCGGGCCAGATCGAAATCCGCGACGCCAACGAGGTCCCCAACACCGACGAAGACGGCAAGGACTGCCTCGTCCCCCTCAAACGCTCGGGCGAACTCCTCATCCTCGACGACAAGGGACGCGAGCTCGAAAAGTTCCCCATCCAGTACGGCTCCTACATCCGCGTCAAGCCGGGCCAGACCGTCAAGCGCGGCGACCTGCTCGTCAACTGGGACCCACACCGTACCCCGATCCTCGCCGAAAAAGAAGGCAAGATCCGCTTCGAAGACGTCGTCGTCGGCGAAACGGTCCGCCCCGAGGCCGAAGGCCAGGCCAAGGCCGGCAAGAAGGCCACCGGCGGGGGCGGCACCGCACTCGTCGTCACCGAGCACAAGGGCGAGATGCACCCGCGCCTCGTTGTCGAAGACGACGAAGGCAAGATCCTCGACTTCCACTACCTCCCCGCCAAGGCACGCATCGACGTCGCCGAGGGCACACCCGTCAAGGCCGGCGACATGATCGCCCGCCAGCCCCGCGAAGCGTCCGGCTCGGCCGACATCGTCGGCGGCCTCCCACGCGTCACCGAAATCTTCGAGGCACGCAAGCCCAAAGACTCGTCCATCATGGCCGAGATCTCCGGCATCATCGAGCTGCGAAGCGACAAACGCAAGGGCAAGATGACCGTCATCGTCAAGTCCGACTCCGGCCTCGAAGTCGACCACCACGTCCCCCAGGACCGCCACCTCTCCGTCCACACCGGCGACTTTGTCACCGCGGGCGACCGGCTGATCCAGGGCCCAATGGTCCCGCAGGACATCCTCCGCGTGAAGGGCGAAGAGTCCCTCTTCAACTACCTCCTCGAAGAGGTCCAGAACGTCTACCGCGCCCAGGGCGTGACCATCGACGACAAACACATCGAAGTCATCCTCGCACAGATGCTCCGCAAGATCCGCATCGACGGCCCGGGCGACACCGGCTTCCTCCCCAACGAGGTCGTCGACAAGTTCCGCTTCCGCGAGGCCAACAAACTCGCCGCCGTGTCCCTCAAGATCAAGGACCCCGGCGAGTCCAACCTCCCGATCGGCCACGTCCTCACCAAGCAAGAGCTCAAGGAAACCAACGCCAAGCTCGAAGCCGATGGCAAGGAGATCGCCAAGGGCACCAAGTGCAAGCCCGCCGTGGGCCAGACCCTGCTGCTGGGCATCACCAAGGCCTCGCTCCAGTCCGAGTCGTTCCTCTCGGGCGCGTCGTTCCAGGAGACGACCAAGGTCCTGACCGAGGCCTCGCTCGCCGGCAAGTCCGACCCGCTCGTCGGGCTCAAGGAAAACGTCCTGCTGGGCCACCTCATCCCCGTGGGCACCGGCTTCCGCGAGTACCAGAAGATGACCGTCAAGTACCTCGCCGAGCCAAGCCAGCCCGAGGCCCTCACGGTCGAAGAAGAGATCGCCGCCGCCGCCGAGCTCGCCGAAGCCGCCGGCGCCCTGGCCCCCGAAGAGATCGACGAGGGCTCGACCGTCGGCGAATCCAAACTCGTCGCCCAACTCCTCGGCGACGAAACCAACGGCAAGCCGCCGAAGTAA